The Fundidesulfovibrio magnetotacticus genome has a window encoding:
- the clpB gene encoding ATP-dependent chaperone ClpB, protein MDINKFTQKSQEALSQAQAVAVRLGHQQIDAGHLMLALAQQEQGLVPRLLERAGYDVRAFERALEEALGRQPRVSGPGAQPGQVNVTQRVNEVLVGASELAKSMKDDYVSVEHLFLTLLGEPPSTPLGKVFAQFGLTKEKILSVLTDVRGTQRVTSANPEETYEALKKYGRDLVEEAQKGKLDPVIGRDEEVRRVIRILSRRTKNNPVLIGEAGVGKTAIVEGLAQRIVKKDVPEGLKEKTLFALDMGALIAGAKYRGEFEERLKAVLKEVQSSEGRIILFIDELHTIVGAGKAEGAMDAGNLLKPMLARGELHCIGATTIDEYRKYIEKDPALERRFQPVLVDEPTLEDTVSILRGLRERFEVHHGVRIADAALVEAAVLSTRYLPDRQLPDKAIDLIDEAAAMIRTEIDSLPSELDAINRRIMQLEIEQAALTRETDKASKERLEKLREELAGLKEEQTVLLTQWDREKQAIEGLRHIKEEIERTKLEMEKAEREYDMNKAAQLKYGTLNQLENDLARREAEIETASGGQRLLREEVGPDDVAQVIARWTGIPVSKLLETEREKLLRLPEELHRRVVGQDQAVEAVADAVLRARAGLKDPRRPIGSFIFLGPTGVGKTELCKTLAQSLFDTEDNIVRLDMSEYMEKHAVSRLIGAPPGYVGYDEGGQLTEAVRRKPYSVVLFDEIEKAHPDVFNTLLQILDDGRLTDSQGKTVDFKNTIVIMTSNLGSQHMLDGIQGDGQFRPGTEERVLETLRGHFRPEFLNRVDEVVLFKPLLKEQIGQIVELMMGGLRARLAERKISLELSDRAKDYIADAAYDPVYGARPLRRYIQAHIETPLAKRIIGGEVSDGQSVSVDASEDGLNFGG, encoded by the coding sequence ATGGATATCAACAAGTTCACGCAGAAATCCCAGGAGGCGCTGAGCCAGGCCCAGGCCGTGGCTGTGCGCCTGGGGCATCAGCAGATCGACGCCGGGCACCTGATGCTGGCGCTCGCCCAGCAGGAGCAGGGCCTGGTGCCGCGCCTGCTGGAGCGCGCGGGCTATGACGTGCGGGCCTTCGAGCGCGCCCTGGAGGAGGCCCTGGGCCGTCAGCCCCGGGTGTCCGGGCCGGGCGCGCAGCCGGGCCAGGTCAACGTGACGCAGCGCGTCAACGAGGTGCTGGTGGGGGCCTCGGAGCTGGCCAAGTCCATGAAGGACGACTACGTCTCCGTGGAGCACCTGTTCCTCACGCTCCTGGGCGAGCCGCCCTCCACGCCGCTGGGCAAGGTGTTCGCGCAGTTCGGGCTCACCAAGGAGAAGATCCTTTCCGTGCTTACCGACGTGCGCGGCACGCAGCGCGTCACCTCGGCCAACCCCGAGGAGACCTACGAGGCCCTGAAGAAGTACGGGCGCGACCTGGTGGAAGAGGCCCAGAAGGGCAAGCTCGACCCAGTGATCGGGCGCGACGAGGAGGTGCGCCGGGTCATACGCATCCTCTCGCGGCGCACCAAGAACAACCCCGTGCTCATCGGCGAGGCGGGCGTGGGCAAGACGGCCATCGTGGAGGGGCTGGCCCAGCGCATCGTCAAGAAGGACGTGCCCGAGGGCCTGAAGGAAAAGACCCTCTTCGCCCTGGACATGGGCGCGCTGATCGCCGGGGCCAAGTACCGGGGCGAATTCGAGGAGCGCCTGAAGGCCGTGCTCAAGGAGGTGCAGTCCAGCGAGGGGCGGATCATCCTCTTCATCGACGAGCTGCACACCATCGTGGGCGCGGGCAAGGCCGAGGGGGCCATGGACGCGGGCAACCTGCTCAAGCCCATGCTGGCCCGGGGCGAGCTGCACTGCATCGGGGCCACCACCATCGACGAGTACCGCAAGTACATCGAGAAGGACCCCGCCCTGGAGCGCCGCTTCCAGCCCGTGCTGGTGGACGAGCCCACCCTGGAGGACACGGTGTCCATCCTGCGCGGCCTGCGCGAGCGCTTCGAGGTGCACCACGGCGTGCGCATCGCGGATGCGGCCCTGGTGGAGGCCGCCGTGCTCTCCACCCGCTACCTGCCGGACCGCCAGCTGCCCGACAAGGCCATCGACCTCATCGACGAGGCCGCGGCCATGATCCGCACGGAGATCGACTCCCTGCCTTCTGAACTGGACGCCATCAACCGGCGCATCATGCAGCTGGAGATCGAGCAGGCGGCGCTCACCCGCGAGACCGACAAGGCCTCCAAGGAGCGCCTGGAGAAGCTGCGCGAGGAGCTGGCGGGCCTGAAGGAAGAGCAGACGGTGCTGCTCACCCAGTGGGACCGCGAGAAGCAGGCCATCGAGGGGCTGCGCCACATCAAGGAAGAGATCGAGCGCACCAAGCTGGAAATGGAAAAGGCCGAGCGCGAATACGACATGAACAAGGCCGCCCAGCTCAAATACGGCACGCTGAACCAGCTGGAGAACGACCTGGCCCGGCGCGAGGCCGAGATCGAGACGGCCTCGGGCGGGCAGCGGCTGCTGCGCGAGGAAGTGGGCCCAGACGACGTGGCCCAGGTGATCGCGCGCTGGACGGGCATCCCGGTGTCCAAGCTCCTGGAGACCGAGCGCGAGAAGCTCCTGCGCCTGCCCGAGGAGCTGCACCGGCGCGTGGTGGGCCAGGACCAGGCCGTGGAGGCCGTGGCCGACGCGGTGCTGCGCGCGCGGGCGGGGCTCAAGGACCCCAGGCGTCCCATCGGCTCGTTCATCTTCCTGGGCCCCACGGGCGTGGGCAAGACCGAGCTGTGCAAGACCCTGGCCCAGTCGCTCTTCGACACCGAGGACAACATCGTGCGCCTGGACATGAGCGAATACATGGAGAAGCACGCCGTGTCGCGGCTCATCGGCGCGCCCCCGGGCTACGTGGGCTACGACGAGGGCGGCCAGCTCACCGAGGCCGTGCGCCGCAAGCCCTACTCGGTGGTGCTCTTCGACGAGATCGAGAAGGCCCACCCGGACGTGTTCAACACGCTGCTTCAGATCCTGGACGACGGCAGGCTCACGGACAGCCAGGGCAAGACGGTTGATTTCAAGAACACCATCGTGATCATGACCTCCAACCTGGGCTCCCAACACATGCTGGACGGCATCCAGGGCGACGGCCAGTTCCGGCCGGGAACCGAGGAACGCGTGCTGGAGACCCTGCGCGGCCACTTCCGCCCAGAGTTTTTGAACCGCGTGGACGAGGTGGTGCTCTTCAAGCCGCTGCTCAAGGAGCAGATCGGGCAGATCGTGGAGCTGATGATGGGCGGCCTGCGCGCGCGGCTGGCCGAGCGCAAGATCAGCCTCGAGCTCTCGGACCGGGCCAAGGATTACATCGCCGACGCGGCCTATGATCCGGTCTACGGAGCGCGCCCGCTGCGCCGCTACATCCAGGCGCACATCGAGACGCCCCTGGCCAAGCGGATCATCGGCGGCGAGGTGTCGGACGGGCAGAGCGTCTCCGTGGACGCCTCGGAGGACGGACTGAACTTCGGAGGCTGA
- a CDS encoding polysaccharide deacetylase family protein, which translates to MRCVLLFLCLFAFAQTADAQQLWTPAELAARPGEERAGRLGTPDPTGPARSEPRLALPPLPQNLRGSIRRVDTGGEKLVALTFDLCELSDQRAGYDGALVDVLRAHGAAATFFLSGRWMRSHPERTLQLMADPRFEIGSHAWTHGNFAVLSRERMREQLDWTQAQYEQARDELEALAAAKGMPEAAAAAPKSIRVFRFPYGRCRPEALEMLAGMGLAAVQWDVNTMDAGKRAPEAIARDVLRLARPGSIVLAHGNGNGHGTAKALESILPELKARGYRFVTVSDLLASGRAVTSHECFDSRSGDTALYDAIFGEGVTHPRRGRRE; encoded by the coding sequence ATGCGTTGCGTCTTGTTGTTCCTTTGCCTCTTCGCGTTTGCCCAGACGGCGGACGCGCAGCAGCTCTGGACGCCCGCCGAACTGGCCGCTCGCCCCGGCGAGGAGCGCGCAGGCCGCCTGGGAACGCCGGACCCCACCGGCCCGGCCCGGAGCGAACCGCGCCTCGCCCTCCCGCCGCTGCCCCAGAACCTGCGGGGCTCCATTCGCCGCGTGGACACGGGGGGCGAGAAGCTCGTGGCCCTCACCTTCGACCTCTGCGAACTCTCCGACCAGCGCGCGGGCTACGACGGGGCACTGGTGGACGTCCTTCGCGCCCACGGCGCGGCGGCCACGTTCTTTCTCTCGGGGCGGTGGATGCGCTCCCACCCGGAACGGACCCTGCAGCTCATGGCCGATCCCCGCTTCGAGATCGGCAGCCACGCCTGGACCCACGGCAACTTCGCGGTGCTCTCCAGGGAGCGCATGCGCGAACAGCTGGACTGGACCCAGGCCCAGTACGAGCAGGCCCGGGATGAGCTGGAGGCCCTGGCCGCGGCCAAGGGGATGCCCGAGGCGGCAGCCGCCGCGCCGAAGTCCATCCGGGTGTTCCGCTTCCCCTACGGGCGCTGCAGGCCCGAGGCATTGGAAATGCTGGCCGGGATGGGGCTCGCCGCAGTGCAGTGGGACGTGAACACCATGGACGCGGGCAAGCGCGCGCCCGAGGCCATCGCCCGGGACGTGCTGCGCCTGGCGCGGCCCGGGTCCATCGTGCTGGCCCACGGCAACGGCAACGGCCACGGCACGGCCAAGGCCCTGGAGTCCATCCTGCCGGAACTCAAGGCCAGGGGCTACCGCTTCGTGACGGTGAGCGACCTGCTGGCCTCGGGACGGGCCGTGACCAGCCATGAGTGCTTCGACTCACGCAGCGGCGACACGGCGCTCTACGACGCGATCTTCGGCGAGGGCGTTACGCATCCGCGCAGGGGCAGGCGGGAGTAG
- a CDS encoding Smr/MutS family protein: protein MPKDEFNNPFGALKSLKLKKKDKPKPPPPPKPAPAAEPPADDGDLFAQAMAGVNRMGAEATGRQVVARVRPTVPPPPTDPDAEVRAKLADLVSGKVEFELEFTDEYVQGFVKGMDQKLFRQLKAGHYSPEAHLDLHGLNADQAYEGLLHFMRDAYFKGRRTILLIPGRGMNSPGGMPVLKQELKSWLTRDPLKRVVLAFCTAQARHGGAGALYVMLRQRKKTEGKIKWDNWWGE from the coding sequence ATGCCAAAGGACGAATTCAACAATCCCTTCGGGGCGCTCAAAAGCCTCAAGCTCAAGAAGAAGGACAAGCCCAAGCCGCCCCCGCCGCCCAAACCCGCGCCCGCGGCCGAGCCCCCGGCCGACGACGGCGACCTCTTCGCCCAGGCCATGGCCGGGGTGAACCGCATGGGCGCGGAGGCCACCGGCCGCCAGGTGGTCGCGCGCGTGCGCCCCACCGTTCCCCCGCCGCCGACGGACCCCGACGCCGAGGTGCGCGCGAAATTGGCCGACCTTGTCTCGGGCAAGGTGGAATTCGAACTGGAGTTCACCGACGAGTACGTGCAGGGCTTCGTCAAGGGCATGGACCAGAAGCTCTTCCGCCAGCTCAAAGCGGGCCATTACAGCCCCGAAGCCCACCTGGACCTGCACGGCCTCAACGCCGACCAGGCTTACGAGGGCCTGCTGCACTTCATGCGCGACGCCTATTTCAAGGGCAGGCGCACCATCCTGCTCATCCCCGGCCGGGGCATGAACTCCCCGGGCGGCATGCCGGTGCTCAAGCAGGAGCTCAAAAGCTGGCTCACGCGAGACCCCCTCAAGCGGGTGGTGCTGGCCTTCTGCACGGCCCAGGCGCGCCACGGCGGGGCCGGGGCGCTCTACGTGATGCTCCGGCAGCGCAAGAAGACCGAGGGCAAGATCAAGTGGGACAACTGGTGGGGGGAGTAG
- a CDS encoding DnaJ C-terminal domain-containing protein, with protein MEYKDYYKLLGVTKSASQEEISKAFKKLARTCHPDLNPGDCTAEGKFKDINEAYEVLRDPEKRKLYDQLGPNWQHGQNFQPPPGYENMRFHFGGAGGPGGQQFDMGGFSDFFQTIFGASGGMGGFGGQSFGGQGFGGQGQRRPSRGQDAEAALELTLEEAYHGGSKAITLQEEAYGPDGRPYLKPKTLSVNIPAGVRDGAKIRLAGQGNSGFGGGPAGDLYLRVMIRPHSRFKLEDVNVVVDVPLAPWEAALGATVRVPTLDGEVDMTIPPGIGSGRKMRLRGKGLLGKAGRGDQFVRVMVQTPKNLTEPQRALWEELARISDFNPREQH; from the coding sequence GTGGAATACAAAGACTACTACAAGCTCCTGGGCGTCACCAAGTCGGCCTCCCAGGAGGAGATTTCCAAGGCCTTCAAAAAGCTTGCCCGCACGTGCCATCCCGATCTCAACCCGGGCGACTGCACGGCCGAGGGCAAGTTCAAGGACATCAACGAGGCCTACGAGGTGCTGCGCGACCCCGAGAAGCGCAAGCTCTACGACCAGCTCGGCCCCAACTGGCAGCACGGCCAGAACTTCCAGCCGCCCCCGGGCTACGAGAACATGCGCTTCCACTTCGGTGGCGCGGGCGGCCCCGGCGGGCAGCAGTTCGACATGGGCGGCTTCTCGGACTTTTTCCAGACCATCTTCGGCGCGTCCGGGGGCATGGGCGGGTTCGGAGGCCAAAGTTTCGGAGGCCAGGGCTTCGGCGGTCAGGGGCAGCGCCGCCCCTCCCGGGGCCAGGACGCCGAGGCCGCGCTGGAGCTTACCCTTGAGGAGGCCTACCACGGCGGCTCCAAGGCCATCACGCTCCAGGAGGAGGCCTACGGCCCGGACGGCAGGCCCTACCTCAAGCCCAAGACGCTCTCCGTGAACATCCCGGCCGGAGTGCGCGACGGCGCGAAGATCCGCCTGGCGGGCCAGGGCAATTCCGGCTTCGGGGGCGGCCCGGCGGGGGATTTGTACCTCAGGGTGATGATCCGCCCACACTCGCGCTTCAAGCTCGAGGACGTGAACGTGGTGGTGGACGTGCCGCTGGCTCCCTGGGAGGCCGCGCTGGGGGCCACGGTGCGGGTGCCCACCCTGGACGGCGAGGTGGACATGACCATTCCGCCGGGCATCGGCTCGGGGCGCAAGATGCGCCTGCGCGGCAAGGGCCTGCTGGGCAAGGCCGGGCGGGGCGACCAGTTCGTGCGCGTGATGGTGCAGACGCCCAAGAACCTCACCGAGCCGCAGCGCGCGCTCTGGGAGGAGCTGGCAAGGATTTCGGATTTCAACCCGCGCGAGCAGCATTGA
- a CDS encoding chaperone modulator CbpM, whose amino-acid sequence MTGVTIVYGSGLPAKSSLIAWAQFLELTGLHPSFVGELIELGWLAPQRTEGSAYLFRQRDVYRVKKLSRLCADLEINPVGGSIIVDLLERIEGLEKRVRDLERLV is encoded by the coding sequence ATGACCGGCGTGACCATCGTGTACGGAAGCGGCCTGCCCGCCAAGTCGAGCCTGATCGCCTGGGCGCAGTTCCTGGAGCTGACGGGGCTGCATCCCTCGTTCGTGGGGGAGCTGATCGAACTGGGGTGGCTCGCGCCCCAGCGTACGGAGGGCAGCGCCTACCTGTTCCGCCAGCGCGACGTGTACCGGGTGAAGAAGCTCTCGCGGCTGTGCGCCGATCTGGAGATCAACCCCGTGGGCGGGTCCATCATCGTGGACCTGCTGGAACGCATCGAGGGGCTGGAAAAGCGCGTGCGGGATCTGGAGCGCCTGGTCTGA